A part of Oncorhynchus kisutch isolate 150728-3 linkage group LG2, Okis_V2, whole genome shotgun sequence genomic DNA contains:
- the lrrc63 gene encoding uncharacterized protein lrrc63 isoform X1, whose translation MPSERARLLRRPLPPKKNPPIVKSLPSPIHSGTIIDSLPSTERRDLKDSATGRSESSCHMLPFWDYDPAAFRVAPTPLTSVPSMLIPEIIEGFPCKPPRTLPKIPLLDLLKTDPRYIPFPPSFSFNDFLRDPNGGCGAQSLEGLKKVALSRCNYRKLVGLFLMELHKGQQTEVSKQLMSTEKLPEAKSRIPQKQIICELAALIRMEVQTQMMCRRSCLGDGTCMSEQKSVEIWVPPGERQAVQKQENLYLGTEVILNSVTTKHFQGSRRTHSPFRHSGEGITPSELAILDCLTEGGQALTLKAHFIALLPDLTPLAQSLLYLNLSFNDFTIFPVEVYELTQLEVLKMRDNPIEEIPTGIHRLTRLKTFVISFCKITSLPSESESCAVGPTYRLYQLPTLQFLDVSYNLLSSLTNDIRKLRTLEYLNVEGNQLPGLPCGALRLSLTQLRISNNYMHPYFWKSCSWNSPQDLQHSATMTLSLTDTCLRYASLPPEAQMALSRVGVCDCCRGPMYGPGLKVIRPCYNIFGLHRVPFIFYACTPACHWNFKIQTKSLSSLLYGEDTTHNSEQLT comes from the exons ATGCCATCAGAACGTGCAAGGCTTCTTCGGAGGCCTTTGCCCCCTAAAAAGAATCCTCCCATTGTGAAATCACTTCCTTCGCCTATACATTCAG GTACAATCATAGACTCATTGCCCTCAACAGAGAGAAGGGATCTGAAGGACAGTGCCACCGGGCGGAGTGAGTCAAGCTGCCACATGCTTCCTTTTTGGGACTATGACCCTGCAGCCTTTAGGGTGGCTCCCACTCCTCTGACCTCGGTCCCATCCATGCTAATACCTGAAATAATTGAGGGATTCCCCTGTAAACCTCCACGCACTCTCCCCAAAATCCCCCTCCTCGACCTCCTCAAGACAGACCCCAGATACATCCCCTTTCCCCCTAGTTTTAGCTTCAATGACTTTCTGCGGGACCCTAATGGCGGCTGTGGGGCTCAGTCACTAGAGGGCCTGAAGAAAGTGGCACTGTCTCGCTGCAACTACAGGAAGCTGGTTGGGCTTTTCCTGATGGAGCTGCACAAAGGGCAGCAGACTGAGGTGTCCAAGCAGCTGATGTCCACTGAGAAATTGCCAGAGGCCAAGAGCAGGATCCCACAGAAGCAAATCATATGCG AGCTGGCAGCATTGATCCGTATGGAGGTGCAAACTCAGATGATGTGTCGGCGGAGCTGTTTGGGAGATGGGACCTGCATGTCTGAACAGAAGTCTGTGGAGATATGGGTACCCCCAGGGGAAAGACAAGCTGTTCAGAAGCAGGAAAATCTATACCTAG GAACGGAGGTGATCCTGAACTCTGTGACTACCAAGCACTTCCAGGGCTCTCGGCGGACCCACTCCCCGTTCAGGCACTCTGGAGAGGGCATCACCCCATCTGAGCTGGCCATACTGGACTGTCTGACAGAGGGGGGCCAGGCACTCACCCTGAAG GCCCACTTCATTGCCCTGCTTCCTGATCTGACTCCTCTGGCCCAGAGCCTGCTCTACCTCAACCTGTCCTTCAATGACTTCACTATCTTCCCAGTGGAG GTGTATGAGCTCACACAGTTGGAGGTGCTGAAGATGAGAGACAACCCCATAGAGGAGATTCCTACCGGCATCCACAGACTCACCAGGCTCAAAACCTTTGTCATCTCCTTCTGCAAGATCACCTCCCTGCCGTCAGA ATCTGAGTCCTGTGCTGTTGGTCCTACCTACAGGCTGTACCAGCTGCCCACCCTGCAGTTTCTAGATGTATCCTACAACCTTCTCTCATCCCTAACAAATGACATCAGAAAACTCAG GACTCTGGAGTACCTGAATGTGGAGGGGAACCAGCTGCCTGGCCTGCCCTGTGGGGCCCTGCGCCTCTCCCTCACCCAGCTCAGGATCTCCAACAACTACATGCACCCCTACTTTTGGAAGAGCTGCAGCTGGAACTCTCCCCAGGATCTGCAACACTCAGCCACTATgaccctctctctcacagacacctgTCTGCGCTACGCCAGCCTTCCCCCTGAGGCACAGATGGCCCTTAGCAG ggtgggtgtgtgtgactgctgtagGGGTCCTATGTACGGACCTGGACTCAAGGTAATCCGGCCCTGCTACAATATCTTCGGACTACACAGGGTGCCATTCATCTTCTATGCCTGCACCCCAGCATGCCACTGGAACTTCAAGATCCAGACCAAGAGTCTCTCCAGTCTTCTGTATGGAGAAGACACAACTCACAATAGTGAACAACTAACATGA
- the lrrc63 gene encoding uncharacterized protein lrrc63 isoform X2 has product MPSERARLLRRPLPPKKNPPIVKSLPSPIHSGTIIDSLPSTERRDLKDSATGRSESSCHMLPFWDYDPAAFRVAPTPLTSVPSMLIPEIIEGFPCKPPRTLPKIPLLDLLKTDPRYIPFPPSFSFNDFLRDPNGGCGAQSLEGLKKVALSRCNYRKLVGLFLMELHKGQQTEVSKQLMSTEKLPEAKSRIPQKQIICELAALIRMEVQTQMMCRRSCLGDGTCMSEQKSVEIWVPPGERQAVQKQENLYLGTEVILNSVTTKHFQGSRRTHSPFRHSGEGITPSELAILDCLTEGGQALTLKAHFIALLPDLTPLAQSLLYLNLSFNDFTIFPVEVYELTQLEVLKMRDNPIEEIPTGIHRLTRLKTFVISFCKITSLPSELYQLPTLQFLDVSYNLLSSLTNDIRKLRTLEYLNVEGNQLPGLPCGALRLSLTQLRISNNYMHPYFWKSCSWNSPQDLQHSATMTLSLTDTCLRYASLPPEAQMALSRVGVCDCCRGPMYGPGLKVIRPCYNIFGLHRVPFIFYACTPACHWNFKIQTKSLSSLLYGEDTTHNSEQLT; this is encoded by the exons ATGCCATCAGAACGTGCAAGGCTTCTTCGGAGGCCTTTGCCCCCTAAAAAGAATCCTCCCATTGTGAAATCACTTCCTTCGCCTATACATTCAG GTACAATCATAGACTCATTGCCCTCAACAGAGAGAAGGGATCTGAAGGACAGTGCCACCGGGCGGAGTGAGTCAAGCTGCCACATGCTTCCTTTTTGGGACTATGACCCTGCAGCCTTTAGGGTGGCTCCCACTCCTCTGACCTCGGTCCCATCCATGCTAATACCTGAAATAATTGAGGGATTCCCCTGTAAACCTCCACGCACTCTCCCCAAAATCCCCCTCCTCGACCTCCTCAAGACAGACCCCAGATACATCCCCTTTCCCCCTAGTTTTAGCTTCAATGACTTTCTGCGGGACCCTAATGGCGGCTGTGGGGCTCAGTCACTAGAGGGCCTGAAGAAAGTGGCACTGTCTCGCTGCAACTACAGGAAGCTGGTTGGGCTTTTCCTGATGGAGCTGCACAAAGGGCAGCAGACTGAGGTGTCCAAGCAGCTGATGTCCACTGAGAAATTGCCAGAGGCCAAGAGCAGGATCCCACAGAAGCAAATCATATGCG AGCTGGCAGCATTGATCCGTATGGAGGTGCAAACTCAGATGATGTGTCGGCGGAGCTGTTTGGGAGATGGGACCTGCATGTCTGAACAGAAGTCTGTGGAGATATGGGTACCCCCAGGGGAAAGACAAGCTGTTCAGAAGCAGGAAAATCTATACCTAG GAACGGAGGTGATCCTGAACTCTGTGACTACCAAGCACTTCCAGGGCTCTCGGCGGACCCACTCCCCGTTCAGGCACTCTGGAGAGGGCATCACCCCATCTGAGCTGGCCATACTGGACTGTCTGACAGAGGGGGGCCAGGCACTCACCCTGAAG GCCCACTTCATTGCCCTGCTTCCTGATCTGACTCCTCTGGCCCAGAGCCTGCTCTACCTCAACCTGTCCTTCAATGACTTCACTATCTTCCCAGTGGAG GTGTATGAGCTCACACAGTTGGAGGTGCTGAAGATGAGAGACAACCCCATAGAGGAGATTCCTACCGGCATCCACAGACTCACCAGGCTCAAAACCTTTGTCATCTCCTTCTGCAAGATCACCTCCCTGCCGTCAGA GCTGTACCAGCTGCCCACCCTGCAGTTTCTAGATGTATCCTACAACCTTCTCTCATCCCTAACAAATGACATCAGAAAACTCAG GACTCTGGAGTACCTGAATGTGGAGGGGAACCAGCTGCCTGGCCTGCCCTGTGGGGCCCTGCGCCTCTCCCTCACCCAGCTCAGGATCTCCAACAACTACATGCACCCCTACTTTTGGAAGAGCTGCAGCTGGAACTCTCCCCAGGATCTGCAACACTCAGCCACTATgaccctctctctcacagacacctgTCTGCGCTACGCCAGCCTTCCCCCTGAGGCACAGATGGCCCTTAGCAG ggtgggtgtgtgtgactgctgtagGGGTCCTATGTACGGACCTGGACTCAAGGTAATCCGGCCCTGCTACAATATCTTCGGACTACACAGGGTGCCATTCATCTTCTATGCCTGCACCCCAGCATGCCACTGGAACTTCAAGATCCAGACCAAGAGTCTCTCCAGTCTTCTGTATGGAGAAGACACAACTCACAATAGTGAACAACTAACATGA
- the LOC109868666 gene encoding GDP-Man:Man(3)GlcNAc(2)-PP-Dol alpha-1,2-mannosyltransferase, with the protein MAGHDHHRDHLSLCLCDLIRLLWSMVLPCVYLSLVLALLLFLLVMGVRIWLQRSRKARLAQNSSPTVAFFHPYCNAGGGGERVLWCALRALQNRYPNVSFVVYTGDHGVAGEQILEGAQQRFNIRLPHPVTFIFLKNRLLVEASSYPHFTLLGQSMGSMFLGWEALTAFVPDLYMDSMGYAFTLPIFRYLGGCRVGSYVHYPTVSTDMLSVVRERNPRFNNADYISANPLLSMAKVMYYCAFALIYGLAGSCSDVIMVNSTWTLGHILALWRAPSRTGVVYPPCDVRSFLNIPLEDEVEGEGLDDRKCHSIVSVGQFRPEKDHRLQIRAFRKLLDRKGVGPGGRDSLRLVLIGGCRNQEDDDRVLMLRGLCQELGVTEKVEFKLNVPFDELKRELVDATIGLHTMWNEHFGIGVVECMAAGTVILAHKSGGPKLDIVVPYEGGQTGFLADSEDSYATAMETILALSPSARLEIRRNARRSVDRFSDQEFDASFLSSMESLMGKLE; encoded by the exons ATGGCTGGCCATGATCATCATCGTGACCATCTGTCTCTGTGCTTATGTGACTTAATCAG ATTACTATGGTCCATGGTGCTGCCATGCGTGTATCTGAGCTTGGTGCTGGCGCTGCTCCTGTTTCTACTCGTCATGGGTGTCCGAATATGGCTGCAGAGGAGTCGGAAAGCCCGCCTGGCTCAGAACAGTTCCCCAACTGTGGCCTTCTTCCACCCCTACTGCAATGCAGGAGGGGGCGGGGAGCGGGTGCTCTGGTGTGCCCTCAGAGCGCTTCAGAATAG ATACCCAAACGTTTCATTCGTTGTGTACACCGGTGACCATGGGGTGGCAGGGGAGCAGATCCTCGAGGGCGCCCAACAACGCTTCAACATCAGGCTTCCTCATCCAGTGACTTTCATATTCCTGAAGAACCGTCTCCTGGTGGAGGCTAGCTCCTACCCCCACTTCACCCTGCTGGGGCAGAGCATGGGCTCAATGTTCCTGGGCTGGGAGGCCCTTACTGCCTTTGTACCAGACCTCTATATGGACTCCATGGGCTATGCCTTCACTCTGCCTATCTTCCGCTACCTGGGAGGATGCAGGGTGGGCAGCTATGTGCACTACCCCACCGTCAGTACTGACATGCTGtctgtggtgagagagagaaacccaaG GTTCAACAATGCAGACTACATCTCTGCTAACCCTCTTCTTAGTATGGCCAAGGTGATGTACTACTGTGCCTTTGCTCTGATCTACGGCCTAGCAGGCTCCTGCAGCGACGTCATCATGGTCAACTCTACCTGGACACTGGGCCACATCCTGGCCCTGTGGCGCGCACCCAGCCGCACCGGTGTGGTCTACCCTCCCTGTGACGTCCGCTCCTTCCTCAACATCCCATTGGAGGATGAGGTGGAAGGGGAGGGGCTCGATGACAGGAAGTGCCATTCGATAGTGTCCGTGGGTCAGTTccgaccagagaaagaccaccgGCTGCAGATTAGGGCCTTCCGGAAGCTTCTGGACAGGAAAGGGGTAGGTCCAGGAGGGCGGGATTCTCTGAGGCTGGTGTTGATTGGTGGCTGCCGTAACCAGGAGGATGATGATAGAGTGCTGATGCTGAGGGGGTTGTGCCAGGAGCTGGGTGTGACAGAAAAAGTTGAGTTTAAACTTAACGTTCCATTTGATGAGTTAAAGAGGGAGCTGGTGGACGCCACCATTGGTCTGCACACCATGTGGAATGAGCATTTTGGCATAG gTGTGGTAGAATGTATGGCTGCAGGGACAGTCATTCTGGCTCACAAGTCCGGCGGCCCCAAGCTGGACATTGTGGTTCCCTATGAGGGCGGGCAGACTGGCTTCCTGGCCGACAGCGAGGACAGCTACGCTACTGCCATGGAGACCATCCTGGCACTGTCGCCGTCGGCACGGCTGGAAATCCGGCGCAATGCTCGACGGTCTGTAGACCGTTTCTCCGACCAGGAGTTTGACGCCAGCTTCCTGTCTTCCATGGAATCTCTGATGGGAAAGCTGGAGTGA